One part of the Paenibacillus silvisoli genome encodes these proteins:
- the pstB gene encoding phosphate ABC transporter ATP-binding protein PstB — protein sequence MHNEGLSSKNLRVFYGEKEAIKGVSLDFAPREVTALIGPSGCGKSTFLRSLNRMNDTIDGVRTTGEIVMNGENINDPGVDVVLLRQKIGMVWQRPNPFHKSIYENIAFGPRYHGVRSKRELDAIVEDCLRKAALWDETKDRLHQSALALSGGQQQRLCIARSIAVKPQVILMDEPASALDPVSTAKVEELISELKQDYTIVIVTHNMHQAARVSDKTAFFYMGKVVEYDVTDKIFTNPSEKATDDYISGRFG from the coding sequence ATGCATAACGAAGGATTGTCATCAAAGAATCTCCGCGTGTTCTACGGGGAGAAGGAAGCGATCAAGGGCGTTTCGCTCGATTTCGCTCCCCGTGAAGTAACGGCCTTGATCGGCCCTTCCGGCTGCGGCAAATCGACGTTTCTGCGCAGCTTGAACCGGATGAACGACACCATTGACGGCGTTCGCACAACAGGAGAAATCGTGATGAACGGCGAAAACATAAATGACCCCGGTGTCGATGTTGTCCTGCTGCGGCAGAAGATCGGTATGGTATGGCAGCGTCCGAATCCGTTTCACAAGTCCATCTACGAAAATATCGCTTTCGGTCCGCGCTATCATGGCGTGCGCAGCAAGCGGGAGCTGGACGCGATCGTCGAGGATTGCTTGCGTAAAGCCGCGCTTTGGGACGAGACGAAGGATCGTCTTCACCAATCCGCGCTCGCGCTTTCCGGCGGCCAGCAGCAGCGGCTCTGCATCGCGCGCTCGATTGCCGTTAAGCCGCAGGTGATCTTAATGGACGAACCGGCTTCCGCGCTTGACCCTGTTTCGACCGCGAAGGTCGAAGAGCTGATCTCGGAGCTGAAGCAGGATTATACGATCGTCATCGTGACGCATAACATGCATCAGGCGGCTCGCGTATCGGATAAGACCGCTTTCTTCTACATGGGTAAAGTGGTGGAGTATGATGTTACGGACAAAATCTTCACGAACCCATCGGAGAAGGCGACCGACGATTACATTTCGGGTCGATTCGGGTAA
- the phoU gene encoding phosphate signaling complex protein PhoU: MIKRKELDEGLLLLKEKLVEMGVRVEKGLTDAMEALQAVDAERARHIIAEDMKLNQLEESINDLGARMIATQQPVAKDLRRILTAFKMAADLERMGDLSVDIAKVVVRLEGQQLVKPLIDLPRMAEITAQMIHESIQSYVDENVNLACKMAQDDDKVDALFSEVIRDLFALMIENPMTVSQTSLISFVGRYIERIADHATNIGESVVYLVTGKRPDLNM, encoded by the coding sequence ATGATCAAACGGAAAGAGCTGGACGAAGGTTTATTGCTTCTGAAGGAGAAGCTGGTCGAGATGGGCGTCCGCGTGGAGAAGGGGCTTACCGATGCGATGGAGGCGCTCCAGGCCGTAGACGCCGAACGCGCCCGCCATATTATTGCGGAAGACATGAAGCTGAATCAGCTGGAAGAGAGCATCAATGATTTGGGCGCCCGCATGATCGCGACGCAGCAGCCGGTGGCAAAGGATTTGCGCCGGATATTGACCGCGTTCAAGATGGCTGCCGATTTGGAACGGATGGGCGATCTGTCGGTCGACATCGCGAAGGTCGTCGTTCGTCTGGAAGGCCAGCAGCTGGTCAAGCCGCTGATCGATTTGCCGCGGATGGCCGAAATTACCGCCCAGATGATTCACGAATCGATTCAATCGTACGTGGATGAAAACGTGAATCTCGCTTGCAAAATGGCGCAGGACGACGATAAGGTCGACGCGCTGTTCAGCGAAGTGATTCGCGATTTGTTCGCGCTCATGATCGAGAATCCTATGACCGTTTCGCAGACCAGCTTGATCAGCTTCGTCGGCCGCTATATCGAGCGGATCGCCGATCACGCCACGAATATCGGCGAAAGCGTCGTTTATCTCGTAACCGGCAAGCGCCCTGATTTGAATATGTAA
- a CDS encoding EAL domain-containing protein: MNAILHTAQEADRMGIIYFAWQGKAADQPEVRARLQAKWRRFAEQLIKEQEACGVNGLTRLWLRDDLFVCLTLPFVHRKQPEEQLLELGSRLRQEWETRFMETFFGGVVPELKLHAGVSCLNAGISSEEERIYDGIKRAIIHGQHNGATERSLRRRALEQILLDRLIQPAYQPIISLQGGTEEVYGYEALSRLPDRRWFDGPLQLFDFAAEEGLIYSLDRLARERAIEGSAGFAAGQKLFINITAKIMNDPSFTTGRTMLMLEKCGLSPHHVVFEITERSSIEDFGAAKRVLQHYRNQGYEIAIDDAGAGYSSLQSIVELEPDYIKIDRSLIHGIHQDGMKAHLVQTFTDLAAKMGISLVAEGIEEESELQYIRSIGVHYAQGYLLGRPGPITG, encoded by the coding sequence GTGAACGCGATTTTACATACGGCTCAAGAAGCCGATCGAATGGGAATTATATATTTCGCTTGGCAGGGCAAGGCTGCGGATCAACCCGAGGTCAGGGCACGGCTTCAGGCGAAATGGCGCCGTTTTGCCGAACAGCTTATTAAAGAACAGGAAGCCTGCGGCGTGAACGGCCTAACGAGGCTATGGCTGCGGGACGACCTGTTCGTGTGCCTCACCCTCCCGTTCGTGCACCGCAAGCAGCCGGAAGAACAGCTGCTTGAGCTGGGAAGCAGACTTAGACAGGAGTGGGAAACGCGCTTCATGGAAACCTTTTTCGGCGGCGTCGTGCCGGAGCTGAAGCTTCATGCGGGCGTATCTTGCCTCAATGCGGGAATTTCATCGGAAGAGGAGCGAATTTACGACGGGATTAAACGAGCGATCATCCACGGACAGCATAACGGGGCAACGGAACGGAGCCTGAGACGCAGAGCGCTGGAGCAGATTCTGCTGGATCGGCTCATCCAGCCGGCGTATCAGCCGATTATTTCGCTGCAAGGCGGAACGGAAGAGGTGTACGGCTATGAAGCGCTGTCGCGATTGCCGGATCGGCGCTGGTTCGACGGACCGCTGCAGCTGTTTGATTTTGCCGCGGAGGAAGGCCTTATCTATTCGCTGGATCGCTTAGCGAGAGAGCGTGCGATCGAAGGCAGCGCCGGATTCGCCGCGGGCCAGAAGCTGTTCATCAACATCACCGCCAAAATCATGAACGACCCGTCGTTCACGACAGGGCGCACGATGCTGATGCTCGAGAAATGCGGTCTGTCTCCTCATCATGTCGTATTCGAGATTACGGAACGCAGCTCGATCGAGGATTTCGGCGCCGCGAAGCGGGTGCTGCAGCATTATCGCAATCAAGGCTATGAGATCGCCATCGATGACGCAGGCGCAGGCTATTCGTCGCTGCAATCGATCGTGGAGCTCGAGCCGGATTATATTAAAATCGACCGCTCGCTCATTCACGGCATCCATCAGGACGGCATGAAGGCGCATCTGGTACAGACGTTTACGGATTTAGCCGCCAAGATGGGCATTTCGCTCGTAGCCGAAGGCATCGAGGAAGAGAGCGAGCTGCAGTACATCCGATCCATCGGCGTGCATTACGCGCAAGGGTATTTGCTCGGCAGACCGGGACCGATTACCGGTTAA
- a CDS encoding GGDEF domain-containing protein, with protein sequence MDEIGYGLLDKAMLHRLTERWHQGGIGIIALQLLGGTPAAAQEAITDWMREQRSIVWHYRMGTDRYFFFERTGSTEDRLEKLLRKGVDSLGRWLKDALSADREAQLRRANGKAAYAIGHAVAYPTGNARSIEASIYTAMKEAIASMIRQRIRDMRALRSRDRHTEDAQSAAVQAELNPLRDREEEQDVQEVHVRSMPSFASIGSLAKTALVVSKTALVSDLSRLFETNPHVQGAAVVEDGKPVGLVMKENMNQLLAGQFGLPLYWNRAISKIMDQEALAVDAELPVEQVVQLAMARDISRLYHLVLITRGGKLLGAASVRSILECMTQLRTEEAMKANPLTGLPGNASIQRELQRRIDLGKPFAIIYADLDYFKWFNDCFGFSQGDALIRFLASVLQEIEQLGGSKDSFIGHIGGDDFIVLTERQDAEKLCRLLLARFDSGVRGYYGDSDQPAGGVVDRNGTSVQQEGVSLSLSLLCWDGEKPVTPADISQAAARVKKQAKAIRGSACVAADVFGMHLGEGVT encoded by the coding sequence GTGGACGAAATCGGCTATGGACTATTAGACAAAGCGATGCTGCATCGGCTTACGGAGCGATGGCATCAAGGCGGTATCGGCATTATCGCTCTGCAGCTGCTTGGCGGTACACCCGCCGCGGCTCAAGAGGCAATAACGGATTGGATGAGGGAGCAGCGCTCGATCGTTTGGCACTACCGGATGGGCACGGACCGTTATTTCTTCTTCGAACGGACCGGTTCAACGGAGGATCGCCTGGAGAAGCTGCTTCGCAAAGGCGTGGATTCGCTTGGCCGATGGCTTAAAGATGCTCTTTCCGCGGACCGCGAGGCGCAGCTGCGCCGGGCGAACGGGAAAGCCGCCTACGCGATCGGACATGCCGTTGCTTACCCGACAGGGAATGCCAGGTCGATTGAAGCGAGTATATATACAGCTATGAAAGAGGCCATAGCTTCAATGATCCGGCAGCGCATTCGCGACATGCGCGCATTGCGTTCGCGCGACCGCCACACCGAGGACGCGCAGTCGGCAGCGGTACAAGCAGAGCTGAATCCGCTGCGCGACCGCGAGGAAGAACAGGACGTGCAAGAAGTGCATGTGAGAAGCATGCCATCCTTCGCGTCGATCGGGTCGCTGGCCAAGACGGCGCTCGTCGTATCGAAGACGGCGCTGGTTTCCGACTTGTCCCGGCTCTTCGAAACCAACCCGCATGTTCAAGGCGCGGCGGTCGTGGAAGACGGCAAGCCAGTCGGTCTTGTGATGAAAGAAAACATGAATCAGCTGCTCGCCGGCCAATTCGGATTGCCGCTTTATTGGAACCGGGCCATTTCGAAAATCATGGATCAGGAAGCGCTGGCGGTCGACGCCGAGCTTCCGGTTGAGCAGGTCGTGCAGCTCGCGATGGCGCGGGATATATCGCGCCTCTACCATCTCGTGCTCATTACGCGCGGCGGCAAGCTGCTTGGCGCGGCTTCGGTCCGCTCCATCCTGGAGTGTATGACGCAGCTCCGGACGGAGGAAGCGATGAAGGCCAATCCGTTAACGGGCCTGCCCGGCAACGCCTCCATTCAGCGCGAATTGCAGCGGCGGATCGATTTGGGGAAACCTTTTGCCATCATTTATGCGGATTTGGATTATTTTAAATGGTTCAACGATTGCTTCGGGTTTAGCCAGGGCGACGCCTTGATCCGTTTTCTCGCGTCGGTGCTGCAGGAAATCGAGCAGCTCGGCGGGAGCAAGGACAGCTTCATCGGCCATATCGGCGGGGACGACTTTATCGTGCTCACCGAACGGCAGGATGCGGAGAAGCTGTGCCGGCTGCTGCTTGCCAGATTTGACAGCGGCGTTCGCGGCTATTACGGTGACTCGGACCAGCCTGCCGGCGGCGTCGTGGACCGGAATGGCACTTCGGTACAGCAGGAAGGCGTTTCGTTATCGTTGTCGCTCTTGTGTTGGGACGGGGAGAAGCCCGTCACGCCCGCGGATATCTCGCAAGCGGCAGCTCGCGTGAAGAAACAGGCAAAAGCGATCCGGGGCAGCGCCTGTGTTGCAGCGGACGTATTCGGAATGCATCTGGGAGAGGGAGTAACGTGA
- the pstA gene encoding phosphate ABC transporter permease PstA, whose protein sequence is MNAKSADRIATAVIIGVASLIVLILAGMLGFILVRGVSHISFDFLTSAPQTIKAGGGIGPQLFNSIFLLLLTLIITIPLGLGAGIYMSEYAKPGRLTDSIRLVVEVLSSFPSIVVGLFGLLVIVNVFGFGFSLFSGALALTVFNLPLMVRITEQSLKGVPREQKEASLALGLSRWKTITSVMLPIATPTIVTGTILAAGRVFGEAAALLFTAGMSSPRLDFSNWNPLSPTSPLNPFRPAETLAVHIWKINSEGLAPDAAEIAAGASAVLVLTVLIFNFGARWFGRYLHRRFTATK, encoded by the coding sequence ATGAACGCCAAATCTGCAGATCGCATCGCCACAGCCGTTATTATCGGAGTCGCATCGCTTATCGTCCTGATCCTTGCGGGCATGCTCGGCTTTATTCTGGTCCGCGGCGTATCGCATATCAGCTTTGACTTCTTGACTTCAGCCCCGCAGACGATTAAGGCGGGAGGCGGGATCGGCCCGCAGCTGTTTAACTCGATCTTCTTATTATTGTTGACCCTGATCATTACTATTCCGCTTGGCCTTGGCGCCGGCATCTACATGAGCGAATATGCCAAACCGGGACGCTTGACGGATTCGATCCGTCTCGTGGTCGAAGTGCTTTCGTCCTTCCCATCGATCGTCGTCGGTTTGTTCGGCTTGCTGGTTATCGTTAACGTATTCGGTTTTGGCTTCTCGCTATTCTCCGGCGCGCTTGCGCTGACCGTGTTTAACCTGCCGCTCATGGTGCGGATCACGGAGCAATCGTTGAAGGGCGTGCCGCGCGAGCAGAAGGAAGCCAGCCTTGCGCTTGGCCTTTCGCGCTGGAAAACGATCACGTCGGTCATGCTGCCGATTGCTACGCCTACGATCGTAACGGGTACGATTCTTGCTGCAGGCCGCGTATTCGGCGAAGCGGCGGCGCTGCTCTTCACGGCGGGCATGAGCTCGCCTCGTCTAGACTTCTCGAACTGGAATCCGCTGAGCCCGACATCGCCGCTGAATCCGTTCCGTCCGGCCGAAACGCTGGCGGTTCATATTTGGAAAATCAACAGTGAAGGCCTGGCTCCGGACGCGGCTGAAATTGCGGCAGGCGCATCGGCAGTTCTCGTGCTAACCGTTCTGATCTTCAACTTCGGGGCCAGATGGTTCGGAAGATACCTGCACCGCAGATTTACGGCGACTAAATAA
- the pstC gene encoding phosphate ABC transporter permease subunit PstC → MEQSAVDNKKRSHSGRSTRAIVKPHVMEEWVGKVYTTLCILVLVITIGAIVYFVSSRGLATFFVDGVSLSGLLGGLKWDPEADIPLYGALPFIFGSFSTSLLAALLAAPLSLCAAVFMTQIMPGFGKRVLQPVIELLAGIPSVVFGFIGLSVVVPALRAIFPGQGIGIAAGAIVLSLMILPTITTIATDALAALPRGLKEGSFALGATRWQTIYRIVIPTTLPSLLTGVVLGMSRAFGEALAVQMVIGNSPHIPHSLFESASTLTSAITLSMGNTVMGSTHNNALWSLALILLSMTFVFVFVVRFLERRNNR, encoded by the coding sequence ATGGAGCAGTCCGCTGTTGATAACAAAAAACGGAGTCATTCGGGCAGATCAACTAGAGCAATCGTTAAACCGCATGTCATGGAGGAGTGGGTAGGCAAAGTTTATACGACGCTTTGTATTTTGGTCCTCGTGATCACAATCGGTGCGATCGTCTATTTTGTTTCTTCCCGAGGTCTGGCTACGTTTTTTGTAGATGGCGTCAGCCTAAGCGGGCTGCTTGGCGGCTTGAAATGGGATCCGGAGGCTGATATTCCGCTTTATGGGGCGTTACCGTTTATTTTCGGCTCGTTCAGCACGTCGCTGCTGGCCGCTTTGCTGGCTGCGCCTCTCAGCTTGTGCGCTGCCGTGTTCATGACGCAAATTATGCCGGGCTTCGGCAAACGCGTGCTTCAACCGGTCATTGAATTGCTGGCCGGCATTCCTTCCGTCGTATTCGGCTTTATCGGCTTGAGCGTAGTCGTTCCTGCGCTGCGCGCTATTTTCCCGGGTCAAGGGATTGGTATCGCGGCGGGTGCGATCGTGCTGTCGCTTATGATTTTGCCTACGATTACGACAATCGCAACCGACGCGCTTGCTGCCTTGCCGCGCGGCTTGAAGGAAGGCTCCTTCGCGCTGGGCGCCACTCGCTGGCAAACGATTTACCGCATTGTCATTCCGACAACATTGCCGTCTCTGTTAACCGGCGTTGTACTCGGCATGTCCCGCGCATTCGGCGAAGCTTTGGCCGTTCAGATGGTCATCGGCAACTCGCCGCATATCCCGCACTCGCTGTTCGAGTCGGCTTCGACATTAACAAGCGCGATTACGCTTAGCATGGGCAACACCGTAATGGGCTCCACGCATAACAATGCATTGTGGTCGCTTGCGCTGATCTTGCTGAGCATGACGTTCGTATTCGTATTCGTCGTCCGCTTTCTGGAAAGGAGAAATAATCGATGA
- the polA gene encoding DNA polymerase I translates to MDKWVLIDGNSIIYRAFFAMPPLTNSSGLHTNAVYGFTTMLLKLLEEERPTHMLVAFDAGKVTFRHEGYAEYKGGREKTPPELSEQFPVLKELLRSFSIAQYELPGYEADDIIGTLSRIADENGVETVVVSGDKDMLQLASDHVTIALTRKGVTDVERYDPAQIQERYGLTPLQIIDLKGLMGDTSDNIPGIPGVGEKTALKLLHEFGSVEGVLANTNEIKGKMKEKVEAHQDDALMSKKLATIYREVPLENKADELVYNGYDGAALGDMFRKLEFRSLIERLALPEAGGAVDAELAEATYSVETAGGLTADGLSSLLANAESIYIEGIGDNPHQARLIGLAVASGERVAVLTYDDLMGGALSGTIRSWLEDEKAPKKGYDLHKAELALSWLGIELRGVTFDALLAAYLLDPTETSQTLAALIQRHRLAAIQTDEAVYGKGAKFQVPGAEVLAAHLAAKADAVRRLVPLLTEELEKGHMSKLCYELEQPLAVVLAGMEKQGIKVDASVLEDLGAELEKNVAQYMSDIYAHAGMEFNINSPRQLGEVLFEKLGLPAWKKTKTGYSTDAEVLEKLEPYHEIVKLILHYRQLAKLQSTYVEGLLKEIRRDTGKVHTYYRQTIAATGRLSSQFPNLQNIPIRLEEGRRIRKAFVPSEPGWHILAADYSQIELRVLAHISGDEKMKQAFIEDTDIHTKTAMDVFGVTADQVDANMRRQAKAVNFGIVYGISGFGLANNLGIARKDAEMFIEQYFEVFQGVRAYMDNIVAQARNDGYVTTLLERRRYLTDIKASNFNLRSFAERTAMNTPIQGTAADIIKLAMVNMDKELRERGLRSRMLLQVHDELVFEVPAEELELMKTLVPQVMESALKLDVPLKADVSFGDNWYEAK, encoded by the coding sequence ATGGATAAATGGGTATTGATTGACGGCAACAGCATCATTTACCGCGCGTTCTTCGCGATGCCGCCGCTGACGAATTCTTCGGGGCTGCACACCAATGCGGTGTACGGCTTCACGACCATGCTGCTGAAGCTGCTGGAGGAAGAGAGGCCAACCCACATGCTCGTCGCGTTCGACGCGGGCAAGGTGACGTTCCGCCACGAGGGCTATGCGGAGTACAAAGGCGGACGCGAGAAGACGCCGCCGGAGCTATCGGAGCAGTTTCCGGTGCTTAAGGAGCTGCTGCGCTCGTTTAGCATCGCGCAGTACGAGCTCCCCGGCTATGAGGCCGACGATATCATCGGCACGCTCAGCCGGATCGCCGACGAGAACGGCGTCGAGACGGTTGTCGTTTCCGGCGATAAGGACATGCTGCAGCTTGCTTCGGACCATGTGACGATCGCGCTGACCCGCAAAGGCGTAACCGACGTCGAGCGGTACGACCCGGCTCAAATCCAAGAGCGCTACGGCTTGACGCCGCTGCAAATCATCGATTTGAAAGGGCTTATGGGCGATACGTCCGATAACATTCCGGGCATTCCGGGCGTCGGCGAGAAGACGGCGCTCAAGCTGCTGCACGAATTCGGCAGCGTGGAAGGCGTGCTGGCCAATACGAACGAGATTAAAGGCAAGATGAAAGAGAAGGTCGAAGCCCATCAAGACGATGCGCTGATGAGCAAGAAGCTGGCTACGATCTACCGCGAGGTGCCGCTGGAGAACAAAGCGGACGAGCTTGTTTATAACGGCTACGACGGAGCGGCGCTTGGCGATATGTTCCGCAAGCTGGAGTTTAGGTCGCTTATTGAGCGGCTTGCGCTGCCGGAAGCGGGCGGTGCGGTTGATGCGGAGCTTGCCGAAGCAACCTATTCGGTTGAGACGGCTGGCGGATTGACGGCGGATGGACTGTCTTCGCTGCTTGCGAATGCCGAAAGCATCTACATCGAAGGAATCGGCGACAACCCGCATCAGGCGAGGCTGATCGGCCTGGCCGTGGCAAGCGGCGAGCGCGTCGCCGTGCTGACGTACGACGATCTCATGGGCGGTGCGCTTTCGGGCACGATCCGCAGCTGGCTGGAAGATGAGAAGGCGCCGAAGAAGGGCTACGATCTGCATAAAGCCGAGCTGGCTCTATCTTGGCTTGGCATCGAGCTGCGCGGCGTCACCTTCGACGCGCTTCTTGCCGCGTACCTGCTCGATCCGACGGAAACGAGCCAGACGCTGGCGGCGCTCATTCAGCGCCACCGGCTCGCGGCGATTCAGACCGACGAAGCGGTCTACGGCAAAGGAGCGAAGTTCCAGGTGCCGGGCGCGGAGGTGCTGGCTGCCCACTTGGCGGCGAAGGCGGATGCCGTACGCAGGCTCGTGCCGCTGCTGACCGAGGAGCTGGAGAAGGGCCATATGAGCAAGCTTTGCTATGAGCTGGAGCAGCCGCTCGCCGTTGTCCTCGCCGGTATGGAGAAGCAGGGCATCAAGGTTGACGCCTCCGTGCTGGAGGACCTTGGCGCCGAGCTGGAGAAGAACGTCGCGCAATATATGAGCGATATTTACGCGCATGCGGGTATGGAGTTCAACATTAACTCGCCTCGTCAGTTAGGCGAGGTGCTGTTCGAGAAGCTGGGCTTGCCGGCGTGGAAGAAGACGAAGACGGGCTATTCGACCGATGCGGAAGTGCTGGAGAAGCTGGAGCCGTATCATGAAATCGTCAAGCTGATCCTCCATTACCGCCAGCTGGCGAAGCTGCAGTCGACGTACGTGGAAGGCTTGCTGAAGGAGATCCGCCGCGATACGGGCAAGGTGCATACGTACTACCGCCAGACGATTGCCGCGACGGGCCGCTTGTCGAGCCAATTCCCGAACCTGCAGAACATCCCGATCCGGCTTGAGGAAGGCCGCCGCATTCGCAAGGCGTTCGTGCCGTCCGAGCCGGGCTGGCATATTCTCGCGGCGGACTACTCGCAGATCGAGCTTCGCGTGCTCGCCCATATTTCCGGCGACGAGAAGATGAAGCAGGCGTTTATCGAGGATACCGATATCCATACGAAAACCGCGATGGACGTCTTCGGCGTTACGGCCGACCAGGTGGATGCGAATATGCGCCGCCAGGCGAAAGCGGTCAACTTCGGCATCGTGTACGGCATCAGCGGCTTTGGCTTGGCGAATAACCTCGGCATTGCGCGCAAGGATGCGGAAATGTTTATCGAGCAGTATTTCGAAGTGTTCCAAGGAGTCCGGGCGTATATGGACAATATCGTCGCGCAGGCCCGGAACGACGGCTATGTGACGACGCTGCTGGAGCGCCGCAGGTACTTGACGGATATTAAAGCGTCGAACTTCAACCTGCGTTCCTTCGCGGAGCGGACGGCGATGAATACGCCGATCCAAGGCACCGCGGCGGATATTATCAAGCTGGCCATGGTCAACATGGACAAGGAGCTCCGCGAGCGCGGACTGCGCAGCCGCATGCTGCTGCAGGTGCATGACGAACTTGTTTTCGAAGTGCCGGCCGAGGAGCTGGAGCTGATGAAGACGCTCGTCCCGCAAGTGATGGAGAGCGCCTTGAAGCTGGACGTGCCGTTGAAGGCGGACGTGAGCTTCGGGGACAACTGGTACGAAGCGAAATAA
- a CDS encoding ADP-ribosylglycohydrolase family protein: MTTIPGDYVERVYAGWLGKVIGVRHGGNIEQWTYERIARTFGEITGYLHQFKNFAADDDTNGPMFFLRALEDYTYTRDITAEQMGLTWLNYAPDGHGFYWWGGYGKSTEHTAYQNLKNGIMAPRSGSIEQNGPAVAEQIGGQIFIDVWGLIAPGQPALAAEYAEKIASVSHDGNGKYGGMFIAACIAAAFTHRNVHDILNAGLSVIPADCDYARMTRAVIEYHAGQPENWREAFRFVEANYGYHLYPGECHIIPNAAVIILSLLYGGGDFSRAINICNMCGWDTDCNVANVGTIMGVMNGLEGIDDSWRKPINDFLCCSSVIGTLNMLDLPWCAAYIAGFGYRIAGSDVPERWAAILNGEAPRFHFELPGSTHAFRTDADDNGTHVTSFVENVTESAASGSRSLKVVFDRATGGYGYRAYVQTYYRPHDFNDSRYDPSFSPLIYPGQKISATVMIPSFTDQTIKARLYVKDGNANVRHYGESVTLAKGEWTPLSFELPAMANVCLEEAGMELLPTAGWNDNLICYIDSMQFSGVPNYSVDFQYERMERWHGLHQEVSQFTYLRGLWALENGELSGSYSGEPAECYTGDLKWKDYSFEAVVSPQAGSGHYLLFRVQGGIRSYAVGLGDEGRVRLLKNGNGYTELASAGFEWEAGQDYTVTVAAVGNRFAVSINGQQVLMGEDADRPYLTGQVGFASIGGSHTHYKRFAVRGL, encoded by the coding sequence ATGACGACAATTCCTGGCGATTATGTAGAACGCGTTTACGCAGGCTGGCTTGGCAAAGTGATCGGCGTGCGGCATGGCGGCAATATCGAGCAGTGGACGTACGAGCGGATTGCGCGGACGTTCGGCGAAATTACCGGTTATTTGCACCAGTTCAAAAACTTCGCGGCCGACGACGATACGAACGGACCGATGTTTTTCCTTCGGGCGCTTGAGGATTATACATACACGCGCGACATTACGGCGGAGCAGATGGGGCTTACCTGGCTCAACTACGCGCCGGACGGCCACGGCTTCTACTGGTGGGGCGGCTATGGCAAATCGACGGAGCATACGGCTTATCAGAATTTGAAAAACGGCATTATGGCGCCTCGTTCCGGTTCCATCGAGCAAAATGGGCCTGCCGTCGCGGAGCAGATCGGCGGGCAAATTTTTATCGACGTCTGGGGCTTGATTGCGCCCGGCCAACCGGCGCTCGCCGCTGAATACGCGGAAAAAATTGCAAGCGTTTCCCATGACGGGAACGGCAAGTACGGCGGCATGTTCATCGCGGCATGTATTGCGGCTGCATTCACGCATCGCAACGTTCATGACATTCTGAATGCCGGACTATCCGTCATTCCGGCGGACTGCGATTACGCTCGAATGACGCGTGCCGTAATAGAGTATCATGCAGGGCAGCCGGAAAACTGGCGTGAGGCCTTTCGCTTCGTCGAAGCGAATTACGGCTACCACCTCTATCCGGGCGAATGCCACATTATCCCGAACGCAGCGGTCATTATTCTTTCCTTGTTGTACGGGGGCGGCGATTTCTCGCGCGCCATTAATATTTGCAACATGTGCGGCTGGGACACCGACTGCAACGTCGCCAACGTCGGGACGATCATGGGCGTCATGAACGGACTGGAAGGCATCGACGATTCCTGGCGCAAGCCGATCAATGATTTTCTATGCTGCTCGAGCGTCATCGGGACGTTGAATATGCTCGACCTCCCTTGGTGCGCCGCGTACATCGCGGGCTTCGGCTATCGCATCGCAGGCTCTGACGTGCCGGAGCGTTGGGCAGCCATTCTGAACGGCGAAGCGCCGAGGTTCCATTTCGAGCTGCCGGGCTCCACGCATGCGTTCCGCACCGATGCGGACGACAACGGAACACATGTCACGAGCTTCGTCGAGAATGTCACGGAGTCTGCAGCTAGCGGATCGCGTTCGCTCAAGGTTGTGTTCGATCGGGCGACAGGCGGGTATGGCTACCGGGCGTATGTTCAGACGTATTATCGGCCGCATGATTTTAATGACAGCCGGTACGATCCGAGCTTCTCGCCGTTGATTTATCCGGGGCAGAAGATCTCGGCGACGGTCATGATTCCTTCATTTACCGATCAGACGATCAAGGCGAGGCTGTACGTGAAGGACGGGAACGCGAATGTCCGCCATTATGGGGAGTCGGTCACGCTCGCGAAGGGAGAATGGACGCCGCTCTCGTTTGAGCTGCCTGCAATGGCGAATGTCTGTCTCGAAGAAGCGGGTATGGAACTTCTACCGACGGCGGGCTGGAACGATAATTTGATCTGCTACATCGACAGCATGCAATTCTCGGGCGTTCCGAATTACTCCGTCGACTTCCAGTACGAGCGCATGGAGCGCTGGCATGGACTGCACCAGGAAGTGAGCCAGTTCACCTACCTGCGCGGGCTTTGGGCTCTGGAGAACGGCGAGCTGTCGGGGAGCTACAGCGGCGAACCGGCGGAGTGCTATACCGGCGATTTGAAGTGGAAGGACTACTCGTTTGAAGCCGTCGTCTCGCCACAAGCCGGCAGCGGCCATTATCTACTGTTCCGCGTGCAAGGCGGCATCCGCTCTTATGCCGTCGGTTTAGGTGACGAAGGCCGCGTCCGTCTCTTGAAAAATGGCAACGGCTACACGGAGCTAGCTTCGGCCGGCTTCGAATGGGAGGCAGGCCAAGACTATACGGTTACGGTCGCTGCCGTCGGAAACCGGTTTGCCGTTTCAATCAACGGCCAGCAGGTGCTGATGGGCGAAGACGCGGACCGGCCATACCTGACCGGCCAAGTCGGCTTCGCCAGCATAGGCGGAAGCCATACGCATTATAAGCGCTTCGCGGTGCGCGGATTGTAA